In one window of Candidatus Zixiibacteriota bacterium DNA:
- the sucD gene encoding succinate--CoA ligase subunit alpha, with amino-acid sequence MAILVDKRSNVMVQGITGGAGKFHTERMIAYGTHIVGGTSPGKGGATVSGKPVFDTVAECVKQTGADVSVVFLPAPAVKEAAIEAIRAGIKFLVVVPEHIPIHDMLYVREEAVRHGATVIGGNTAGIITPGEANLGIMPEIAFSPGRVGTVSRSGSITYYVADTLTRTGYGQTTCVGLGGDPVLGSTFDEILWKFEQDEKTKAVVMCGEIGGVYEERATSVIPKMKTPVLAMIGGIFAPPGKRMGHAGAIVEGTMGTAKEKLDLLAASGAHPCKTFRDIPEVLKKLGV; translated from the coding sequence ATGGCTATCCTGGTTGACAAAAGAAGTAACGTCATGGTGCAGGGGATCACCGGCGGCGCCGGCAAATTCCACACCGAACGAATGATCGCCTACGGCACGCATATCGTCGGCGGCACCTCACCCGGCAAAGGGGGCGCCACTGTTTCCGGCAAACCGGTGTTCGATACTGTTGCCGAATGTGTCAAACAAACCGGCGCCGATGTCTCCGTCGTATTCCTTCCCGCGCCCGCCGTCAAAGAAGCCGCCATCGAAGCTATCCGCGCCGGGATCAAGTTCCTTGTTGTCGTGCCGGAGCATATTCCAATTCACGACATGCTCTATGTCCGCGAGGAAGCAGTTCGCCACGGTGCAACCGTAATCGGTGGCAACACCGCCGGCATCATCACCCCCGGAGAGGCCAACCTTGGCATAATGCCGGAGATCGCGTTCTCACCCGGTCGTGTCGGCACGGTCTCCCGCTCCGGCTCCATCACGTACTATGTCGCCGACACGCTGACTCGCACCGGCTACGGTCAAACCACCTGCGTTGGTCTTGGCGGTGACCCGGTGCTCGGCTCAACATTCGATGAAATCCTCTGGAAATTCGAGCAGGACGAAAAGACAAAAGCCGTCGTAATGTGCGGCGAGATCGGCGGCGTGTACGAAGAGCGCGCCACGAGTGTAATCCCCAAAATGAAAACACCGGTACTGGCGATGATCGGCGGCATTTTCGCGCCTCCCGGCAAACGGATGGGTCACGCCGGCGCGATTGTCGAAGGCACCATGGGCACCGCCAAAGAAAAACTCGACTTGCTCGCCGCCTCCGGCGCCCACCCCTGCAAGACGTTTCGGGATATCCCGGAGGTGCTGAAGAAGCTGGGGGTGTGA
- a CDS encoding asparaginase translates to MNDNKNTATPFVPALAARVFRGDAVEAIHYATIAIVNAEGKLTHYLGDPFQPFMTRSSIKPFQLAPLITTGAADHYKFSNEQLAIMAGSHSGTDAHRVVVMSNLQKAGNKPEMLQCGAHPPIFMQQENIYPRNDEDKDPVRHNCSGKHSGFLALARFMGVDVSEYLNPESKSQKLVKKTLAEICEYPEDKMTVGIDGCSAPNFSLPMNNLALGFRKLAHPNGCGTDIRKALDRIRNAMQEHPFMFSGDKRPDLVLMYSFPHRIVCKGGAEAVQAIGFSDPPLGIAIKIHDGNARALMAICVEVLKQLGIVANMDDFEYLIKYEQPEVRNNRGLLTGYIKTDFVLKKA, encoded by the coding sequence ATGAACGACAACAAGAATACAGCCACACCCTTCGTCCCCGCGCTCGCCGCCCGCGTATTCCGGGGGGACGCCGTCGAGGCGATCCATTACGCCACCATCGCTATTGTCAACGCCGAAGGTAAGCTGACTCATTATCTCGGCGACCCGTTCCAGCCGTTCATGACCCGGTCCTCAATCAAGCCGTTCCAGCTTGCGCCGCTCATCACCACTGGCGCGGCGGATCACTATAAGTTCTCCAATGAGCAACTCGCCATCATGGCCGGCTCCCACTCCGGGACCGATGCGCACCGCGTGGTGGTCATGTCCAATCTGCAGAAAGCCGGCAACAAACCGGAGATGCTTCAGTGCGGCGCTCATCCTCCAATCTTCATGCAACAGGAAAACATTTACCCGCGCAATGATGAAGACAAAGACCCGGTCCGCCATAACTGCTCCGGCAAGCACTCCGGCTTTCTCGCGCTGGCCAGATTCATGGGCGTGGACGTGTCTGAGTATCTGAATCCGGAAAGCAAATCCCAAAAGCTGGTCAAGAAGACTCTTGCCGAGATCTGTGAGTACCCCGAAGACAAAATGACCGTCGGTATCGATGGTTGCAGCGCGCCCAACTTTTCGCTCCCCATGAACAACCTGGCGCTCGGATTCAGGAAGCTGGCGCACCCAAACGGCTGCGGCACAGATATCCGCAAGGCGCTCGACCGCATCCGCAACGCCATGCAAGAGCATCCGTTCATGTTTTCCGGCGACAAGCGCCCCGACTTGGTGCTGATGTACTCGTTCCCGCACCGGATAGTGTGCAAGGGGGGCGCCGAAGCGGTTCAGGCCATCGGTTTCTCCGACCCTCCGCTCGGAATCGCCATCAAGATCCATGACGGCAACGCCCGTGCCTTGATGGCGATCTGTGTCGAGGTTCTGAAGCAGTTGGGAATAGTTGCCAATATGGACGATTTTGAGTATCTTATAAAATATGAACAGCCGGAGGTGCGGAACAACCGTGGCCTCCTGACCGGTTATATAAAGACCGATTTCGTGTTGAAGAAGGCGTGA
- a CDS encoding tryptophanase, translated as MKNRRQPAEPYRIKSVEPIRLLDRAEREQRIRAAHYNLFKIDSADIYIDLLTDSGTGAMSNRQWAALMMGDESYAGAISFRHFEKTVQSIFHKKRIIPCHQGRVAENLVFSTILKKGQFVLNNTHFDTTRGNVLHKGGIPIDLPCPQSRSNDPLPFKGNMDTAKLEEFIKEHGSQTIAMVIMTVTNNSSGGQPVSMANIHETAEICHRYHLPFFYDAARFAENCYFIKRDEPGYHDKSIREIAAEMFEQCDGVMMSAKKDGLANIGGFIAINDEDLYRRITELMILIEGYVTYGGLAGRDLEVLAVGLEEVMDFDYLDFRIEQVRYFGDKIKEAGLPIIEPTGGHAVFVDAGRFLPHIPSSQFPGQGLAVAFYVEGAVRAVEIGSLMFGGVDPVTGKPIYAPRELVRMALPRRVFTNSHIDYVAEVAEKIASKKESIPGYRITKESQFLRHFTCELAAVSPVHANV; from the coding sequence ATGAAAAACCGTCGCCAGCCGGCGGAACCGTACCGCATAAAATCAGTCGAGCCGATCCGGCTGCTCGACCGCGCCGAACGTGAACAACGGATTCGCGCCGCGCATTACAACCTGTTCAAGATCGACTCAGCCGATATTTACATTGATCTGCTTACCGATTCCGGCACCGGTGCCATGTCCAACCGGCAATGGGCGGCGCTGATGATGGGGGATGAATCATACGCGGGCGCAATCTCGTTCCGCCATTTCGAGAAAACGGTTCAATCGATCTTTCACAAAAAGAGAATCATCCCGTGCCACCAGGGCAGAGTGGCGGAGAATCTCGTTTTCAGCACGATTCTCAAGAAGGGGCAGTTCGTACTGAACAATACGCATTTCGATACCACCAGGGGAAATGTCCTGCATAAAGGAGGCATTCCCATCGATCTGCCATGCCCGCAATCGCGGTCGAACGACCCGCTCCCGTTCAAAGGCAACATGGACACCGCCAAACTCGAGGAGTTTATTAAAGAGCATGGCTCTCAGACTATCGCCATGGTGATCATGACCGTCACCAACAACTCCTCAGGCGGTCAGCCGGTTTCGATGGCCAATATCCATGAGACTGCCGAAATCTGCCACCGCTATCATCTGCCGTTCTTCTACGATGCGGCCCGGTTCGCTGAAAACTGCTACTTCATTAAACGCGATGAGCCCGGCTATCACGACAAGTCGATTCGCGAAATCGCCGCTGAGATGTTCGAGCAGTGCGATGGTGTCATGATGTCCGCCAAGAAAGATGGCCTGGCCAACATTGGGGGCTTCATTGCGATCAACGATGAAGACCTCTATCGCCGCATTACTGAGTTAATGATTCTTATAGAAGGGTATGTCACGTACGGCGGCCTGGCGGGGAGGGACCTCGAAGTTCTCGCGGTCGGCCTCGAAGAAGTCATGGATTTCGACTATTTGGATTTCCGGATCGAGCAGGTTCGGTATTTCGGCGATAAAATAAAAGAGGCGGGCCTCCCGATTATCGAGCCGACAGGAGGCCACGCGGTGTTTGTTGATGCCGGCCGCTTTCTGCCGCATATTCCTTCGTCACAGTTCCCCGGGCAGGGGTTGGCCGTTGCGTTCTATGTCGAAGGCGCGGTCCGGGCGGTCGAGATTGGTTCGCTCATGTTCGGCGGGGTCGACCCAGTTACCGGCAAACCGATCTATGCACCACGGGAACTCGTCAGAATGGCGCTTCCGCGGCGGGTCTTCACGAACTCTCACATTGACTATGTTGCTGAAGTAGCCGAGAAGATAGCGTCAAAGAAGGAGAGTATCCCCGGCTACCGGATTACCAAAGAGAGCCAGTTCCTTCGCCATTTCACGTGCGAACTGGCTGCAGTGTCGCCGGTGCATGCCAACGTGTAA
- the porU gene encoding type IX secretion system sortase PorU, which yields MENSSDQSISFVVHNSTDLGGLVRAQNTDSSTTYIRIIQIGIPFGSSVRILRAEGRMLEPVAVSMSSGATRLSNLEPLVSLLPPLTVRGRQIVTVRIAPMYGDAVYREVAVDLAFERPGALPEGVPQVDPQFDRIFKSVLINYDQFRNWPVPERDAAKLAPSAGPFTATGTWYKLIVNQTGLCRITGSQLQSAGLSLANLRSDSIRLFNGGGLPVEMRNERPRPTFDEIAITVDDGGDGLFGIGDQITFFAEGANRWLYYADSLPRWNNNPYDSKNVYWLATSGSFTGASIRMGSIDGTPTTGGDPTYSNYRRYQHVEQDNLLLVDGDGHINNYYLWYWTDSTRLSFFVDGTGIQVGDTALITLDGRTGSPYMSLRVNSTLAQAFNLNGLNCQFTSQALVDGLNSISVNLSPNSSTYKPYFNFLEMSYRSRLEPQNDRLDFAMLGYDGTGNLAIQDNFSAIPLVFLVDDPRRPIQITGATHVGGTLTFSAQLALTAVNRFYVATASTAAAPLSITRVSPTDMYADLSQTDLFVIAPRSLTAAMSDYVDYRRGGGRSVKTVALEDIFDNFSFGLTDPTAVRDYLKYAYQSFPSPAPSAVLLVGDANFDYLDRLRTGQANLMPSYINPIENVSLGNSYGDDNYVFFGVYGLLDSDTSYLRADRGYDMMIARWPVKNAAEIGVMTQKIKQYESPSDLGFWRDDITLVADDEFGNFNNETFHTTQTEDLSRAHIPALLTRQKIYLWDYPFVNRFKPAVNDAIVKAINDGTLLVNYVGHGNPDVWAHERVFTRTGDLPRLHNTHLPLVFAASCAIGFFDDPAREAMGEDLLGMSTGGAIGVISAMRLVFSSDNSQFNRQVFDLLLYNDSLTIGEAMYGAKLIRQYAGGFPNPIQNDRSYVYFGDPYLRLGLPRLKVEFTQTPDSLMALGRTVVTGRVVDAGGGTVPRDGQLSVEVFDSDRTKVHRLLNSNGSVQQEVSYSLTGPTIFRGTASIQAGQFQFAFMSPLDIGYGGVGARITVYGVLDSIDAAGLVDSLPVASTIATTTDSTGPTIRYTVGTRANLVDGTEVTPDEHLKITLSDSSGINLSGALGHGITLEIDNRPENAVNVTDLFSFDIGDYVTGSLDYGLADLAAGEHSFKLKAWDNANNSSTAEFSLKVVSTSTLAIQELLNVPNPMRERTTFYFELTRPVRQFDLDIFTLSGRKIRTYSAYDLGADNYPNGQTTFDWDGRDADGDRVATGVYIYRATAMPLQDGDTVESFGKVVVVN from the coding sequence GTGGAGAACTCCAGCGATCAAAGCATTAGTTTTGTCGTTCACAACTCAACTGACCTCGGCGGTCTGGTCCGAGCGCAGAACACCGATTCGTCGACGACCTATATCCGCATAATTCAGATTGGCATTCCATTCGGTTCGAGCGTGCGCATACTGCGAGCTGAGGGGCGCATGCTCGAACCGGTGGCCGTTTCGATGTCGAGTGGGGCAACTCGCCTTAGCAACCTTGAGCCGCTGGTCTCGTTGCTCCCGCCACTGACCGTGCGCGGCAGACAAATTGTCACGGTCCGGATCGCACCGATGTACGGCGATGCCGTATATCGGGAAGTTGCAGTCGACCTTGCATTTGAACGACCCGGAGCACTTCCCGAAGGAGTGCCTCAGGTTGACCCGCAGTTCGACCGGATCTTCAAATCGGTCCTTATCAATTATGACCAGTTTCGGAACTGGCCTGTGCCCGAGCGTGATGCGGCCAAACTGGCTCCCTCGGCAGGTCCTTTTACCGCTACAGGTACCTGGTACAAGTTGATCGTCAACCAGACCGGTCTGTGCCGGATCACTGGGAGTCAACTACAGTCCGCCGGCCTGTCGCTTGCGAACCTTAGGTCCGATTCCATCCGCCTGTTTAACGGTGGCGGTCTGCCGGTTGAAATGCGCAATGAACGGCCTCGACCAACGTTCGATGAAATAGCCATCACGGTCGACGACGGCGGCGACGGTCTGTTCGGAATAGGCGATCAGATCACTTTCTTTGCCGAGGGCGCTAATCGTTGGCTGTACTACGCGGATAGTCTGCCTCGCTGGAACAACAACCCCTACGATTCCAAAAACGTCTATTGGCTGGCGACATCGGGCAGCTTCACTGGCGCATCGATCCGCATGGGCAGCATAGACGGGACTCCGACCACAGGCGGCGACCCTACCTACAGCAATTATCGCCGATATCAGCATGTCGAGCAGGATAACCTCCTCCTGGTGGACGGGGACGGACATATCAACAACTACTATCTATGGTACTGGACCGACAGCACCCGGCTCAGTTTCTTTGTCGATGGTACCGGTATACAGGTGGGAGACACGGCGCTTATCACGTTGGATGGGCGTACCGGTTCGCCGTATATGTCGCTGCGGGTTAACTCGACATTAGCCCAGGCGTTCAATCTCAACGGCCTTAACTGTCAGTTCACATCGCAAGCGCTGGTCGACGGGCTCAACAGCATATCTGTTAATCTCTCGCCTAATTCGAGCACATATAAGCCATACTTCAATTTCCTTGAAATGTCATACCGTAGTCGCCTCGAGCCGCAAAATGACCGACTTGACTTTGCCATGCTTGGGTACGATGGCACTGGAAACCTAGCCATTCAGGATAATTTCTCAGCGATACCACTCGTCTTCCTGGTCGATGACCCTCGTCGGCCAATTCAAATTACCGGTGCGACGCATGTGGGCGGCACTCTTACCTTTTCGGCCCAACTGGCCTTAACTGCTGTTAACCGATTCTACGTCGCGACAGCCTCGACCGCGGCGGCACCGTTGTCCATAACGCGTGTTTCGCCGACGGATATGTACGCCGACCTGAGCCAGACCGACCTGTTTGTGATCGCGCCGAGATCGTTGACTGCGGCGATGTCCGACTACGTCGATTACCGCCGCGGTGGCGGACGGTCTGTGAAAACTGTGGCGCTCGAAGATATCTTCGACAATTTCTCTTTCGGATTGACCGACCCGACCGCAGTGCGCGACTATCTCAAATACGCCTATCAGTCGTTCCCTTCGCCCGCTCCTTCGGCGGTCCTCCTGGTAGGAGATGCCAATTTCGATTATCTGGATCGCCTCCGGACCGGCCAGGCAAACCTGATGCCGTCCTATATCAATCCCATCGAGAATGTCTCTCTCGGCAACAGTTACGGTGATGACAACTATGTCTTCTTTGGCGTCTATGGGCTGCTCGACAGCGACACCAGTTATCTTCGCGCCGACCGCGGCTACGACATGATGATCGCCCGCTGGCCGGTCAAGAACGCCGCCGAGATCGGCGTCATGACGCAGAAGATCAAACAATACGAATCCCCTTCCGACCTTGGCTTCTGGCGGGACGACATCACCCTGGTGGCGGATGATGAGTTCGGCAATTTCAATAACGAAACGTTTCACACGACGCAAACTGAGGATCTCTCGCGGGCGCATATCCCCGCACTGCTGACGCGGCAGAAGATCTACCTGTGGGATTATCCGTTCGTCAATCGTTTTAAGCCGGCCGTGAACGATGCCATTGTCAAGGCTATCAACGACGGTACTCTGCTGGTGAATTATGTCGGACACGGCAATCCCGACGTATGGGCTCACGAGCGGGTGTTCACGCGCACCGGGGATCTGCCGCGCCTGCACAACACGCACCTGCCGCTTGTGTTTGCGGCCTCCTGCGCGATCGGATTTTTCGATGATCCCGCCCGCGAGGCGATGGGGGAGGATCTCCTTGGCATGAGCACCGGCGGTGCCATCGGTGTCATCTCCGCCATGCGGCTGGTCTTTTCGTCGGATAATTCGCAGTTCAATCGTCAGGTGTTCGATCTTCTTCTATACAATGACTCGCTCACGATCGGGGAGGCAATGTATGGCGCCAAGCTGATCCGCCAGTACGCGGGCGGCTTCCCCAATCCGATTCAAAACGACCGCAGTTACGTCTATTTCGGCGACCCGTACCTTCGACTCGGCCTGCCGCGCCTGAAGGTCGAGTTTACGCAAACGCCGGACAGTCTGATGGCGCTTGGGCGTACGGTTGTGACTGGGCGTGTTGTCGATGCCGGTGGCGGCACAGTGCCTCGTGACGGTCAACTATCGGTCGAAGTATTCGATTCTGACCGCACGAAGGTGCATCGGCTCTTGAATTCAAACGGCAGCGTTCAGCAGGAGGTAAGCTACTCGCTGACCGGCCCGACCATCTTCCGCGGCACTGCCTCGATACAAGCGGGCCAGTTCCAGTTTGCATTCATGTCGCCGCTTGATATCGGCTATGGCGGCGTCGGCGCCCGCATCACCGTCTACGGTGTGCTTGATTCCATCGATGCCGCCGGTCTGGTTGATTCCCTGCCCGTCGCATCGACTATCGCAACAACCACGGACTCAACCGGCCCGACGATCCGCTACACTGTGGGCACACGTGCAAATCTGGTTGATGGGACCGAAGTCACTCCCGATGAGCATCTGAAGATAACACTAAGCGATTCCTCCGGTATCAATCTGTCCGGGGCACTTGGTCACGGCATAACGCTGGAGATCGATAATCGCCCGGAGAATGCCGTGAACGTCACGGATCTGTTTTCTTTTGATATTGGTGATTACGTGACAGGATCGCTGGATTATGGTCTGGCCGATCTGGCCGCGGGGGAGCACAGCTTCAAACTGAAAGCTTGGGATAACGCCAATAATTCGTCGACCGCAGAATTCTCGCTCAAAGTTGTCTCGACCTCAACTCTCGCCATACAAGAGCTACTGAACGTACCGAACCCGATGAGAGAGAGGACGACCTTCTATTTTGAGCTGACCCGGCCGGTACGCCAGTTCGACCTGGACATTTTTACGCTCTCCGGGCGGAAAATCCGGACCTATTCGGCTTATGACCTGGGTGCCGATAATTATCCTAACGGTCAGACAACCTTTGACTGGGATGGCCGTGACGCCGATGGTGATCGGGTCGCGACCGGAGTATACATATATAGGGCAACGGCCATGCCGCTGCAGGACGGTGACACCGTCGAATCATTCGGAAAAGTAGTAGTTGTGAACTAA
- a CDS encoding PorV/PorQ family protein: MRVKLAVLISVAFLLVLGTAAESFANISQAAALFLRISSSARAAGMGDAFVAVADDATAVHWNPAGLGAYPLADTWIEMGIRSDLRPLKGVAVLKTRGGGNYQAYDVWAITSKGLYRFDNKRWHEGELFETRTDQTAEKIVSQYFNVTDQDKLNVMIDKVARANNKGSYESLVELRDKVLAAAPSDYSGMAALQSAIDSMLTAYRQCRLNWDEVSQAQELFASGMKDSSLSEREIDRISFACEHAKTRFIPEELTLPYATTFTGELTAISSTGEMLLVGTTDGLVKYTGKTWQTLAIDAGLPSNNITCLQTVGNSTLVGTDQGPARFNGLTVEPFDSTANAPVGIVSAIGGRSNADIYAVVGNDLFHFDGKAWSNWQKYAAVLDDTPDTIADRFGIYRTPEERTAYLAKFAAMNPAKPSGPDSAAPASVTSFTAGDTLKAPYVAELKSKVNAIYVGLDKSLWLGTEHGVFYFEQNRWVTPGYRTDTLKQDQSLSALIENRQARDSVTANAYVAALYVFNSGLTDTVKAGTAVTLYRNPTSAPVNNIGSYGSRLYFAGSDGLLEYDGQEWGRADVRGLGHGSSTATLTHKNELWFVGSEKMVLKGGGRPEISTMYVKWLPTLSDDLYYTNAVFTINTQNWGTFGGDITFISYGKFVRTGSTSPEPIGEFESFDFAVTGAYGTSLTNRLKAGLGVKLIYSKLSDQGAGAEQGKGSATGFGVDLGLLWHTTNRMNVGVAVTNIGPKISYIDAAQADDLPRNLAVGVSYKLIQSEYNRLIVTTEVNKMLVGLDGKIQREIKELVINSGAEFTYANLIAARAGYIYDDEGKIKVWTVGAGLHLFDRFRFDFAYIPSQKDAALNNILRLSFSVMP; the protein is encoded by the coding sequence ATGAGAGTCAAACTCGCCGTACTCATCTCCGTAGCTTTCCTCCTCGTACTGGGAACCGCCGCCGAGAGTTTCGCCAACATCTCGCAGGCCGCCGCGCTGTTCCTTCGCATTTCCTCCAGCGCCCGTGCTGCCGGTATGGGAGATGCCTTCGTGGCGGTAGCCGATGATGCCACGGCTGTCCACTGGAATCCGGCCGGCTTGGGTGCCTATCCGCTGGCTGATACCTGGATCGAGATGGGGATCCGTTCGGACCTCCGTCCGTTAAAGGGTGTCGCAGTTCTCAAGACCCGAGGCGGCGGCAACTATCAGGCATACGACGTCTGGGCGATTACGTCCAAAGGGCTGTATCGTTTCGACAACAAGCGCTGGCATGAAGGGGAGCTGTTTGAAACCCGGACCGACCAGACAGCCGAGAAGATAGTCTCTCAGTACTTCAATGTAACGGATCAGGACAAGCTGAATGTCATGATCGATAAAGTGGCACGCGCGAACAACAAGGGATCTTACGAGAGCTTGGTCGAGTTGCGCGATAAAGTGCTGGCCGCTGCGCCTTCCGACTACAGCGGCATGGCCGCACTGCAGTCGGCCATCGATTCGATGCTCACGGCGTATCGGCAGTGTCGCTTGAATTGGGACGAAGTAAGCCAGGCCCAGGAGTTGTTCGCTTCCGGTATGAAGGACAGTTCGCTGAGCGAGCGCGAGATTGACCGAATCAGCTTCGCCTGCGAGCACGCCAAGACTCGCTTCATCCCCGAAGAATTGACGCTCCCTTACGCCACGACTTTTACCGGCGAGCTGACCGCAATCTCATCGACCGGAGAAATGCTGCTGGTTGGCACCACTGATGGACTGGTTAAGTACACCGGCAAGACATGGCAGACGCTCGCTATCGATGCCGGTTTGCCGTCCAACAACATCACCTGCCTGCAGACTGTAGGCAATAGCACTCTCGTCGGCACCGACCAGGGACCGGCCCGTTTCAACGGATTGACAGTGGAGCCGTTTGACTCCACGGCGAATGCACCTGTCGGTATCGTGTCCGCCATCGGCGGCCGGTCCAACGCCGACATTTACGCTGTGGTCGGCAATGACCTGTTTCATTTCGACGGCAAGGCCTGGTCGAACTGGCAGAAATATGCTGCCGTGCTCGACGATACCCCGGACACGATCGCCGATCGGTTCGGTATTTACCGCACGCCCGAGGAGCGAACGGCCTATCTGGCAAAGTTCGCCGCCATGAATCCCGCTAAGCCATCCGGTCCGGATTCCGCCGCCCCAGCGTCGGTGACCTCCTTCACGGCCGGCGACACGTTGAAGGCTCCGTATGTAGCTGAGTTAAAATCGAAAGTAAACGCCATCTATGTCGGTTTAGACAAGTCGCTCTGGCTCGGGACCGAGCATGGCGTCTTCTATTTCGAGCAGAATCGGTGGGTTACTCCCGGGTACAGGACCGATACGCTCAAACAGGATCAGTCTCTGTCTGCCCTCATCGAAAACCGTCAGGCTCGCGACAGTGTCACCGCCAATGCCTATGTAGCGGCCTTGTACGTATTCAATTCCGGGCTCACTGATACGGTAAAGGCAGGAACGGCCGTGACTCTGTACCGCAATCCGACATCCGCGCCGGTGAACAACATCGGCAGCTACGGCAGCCGGCTCTACTTTGCCGGCAGTGATGGCTTGCTCGAGTACGACGGCCAGGAGTGGGGTCGGGCGGACGTCAGAGGTCTCGGCCATGGATCATCCACCGCCACCCTGACTCACAAGAACGAACTCTGGTTTGTCGGCAGCGAGAAGATGGTGCTCAAGGGAGGCGGCCGTCCCGAGATCTCGACCATGTACGTCAAGTGGCTGCCCACTCTTTCGGACGACCTGTACTACACCAACGCCGTCTTCACAATCAATACCCAGAACTGGGGCACGTTTGGGGGCGACATCACCTTCATATCCTACGGCAAGTTTGTCCGCACCGGTTCGACCAGTCCGGAGCCGATTGGAGAATTTGAGTCTTTTGATTTCGCCGTCACCGGTGCTTACGGTACCTCGTTGACCAACCGGCTCAAAGCCGGGCTCGGCGTCAAACTCATTTATTCCAAACTGTCGGACCAGGGGGCGGGTGCCGAACAGGGAAAGGGCTCGGCAACCGGTTTCGGTGTCGATCTCGGGCTTCTGTGGCACACGACCAACCGGATGAATGTGGGTGTGGCCGTGACCAACATCGGACCGAAAATCTCGTACATCGATGCCGCGCAGGCGGACGATCTGCCGCGCAACCTGGCCGTCGGGGTCTCTTACAAGCTCATCCAGTCCGAATACAACCGGTTGATCGTCACGACGGAAGTCAACAAGATGCTGGTTGGCCTGGACGGCAAGATCCAGCGCGAAATAAAAGAGCTTGTCATCAACAGCGGCGCCGAGTTTACTTACGCCAACCTGATCGCAGCACGGGCTGGGTATATTTACGATGATGAAGGCAAGATCAAAGTCTGGACAGTGGGCGCCGGGTTGCACTTATTCGACCGGTTCCGCTTCGATTTCGCCTATATCCCGAGCCAGAAGGACGCGGCTCTGAACAATATCCTGCGCCTGTCGTTCAGCGTCATGCCGTAG